In the Brassica napus cultivar Da-Ae chromosome A7, Da-Ae, whole genome shotgun sequence genome, one interval contains:
- the LOC106356418 gene encoding indole glucosinolate O-methyltransferase 1-like, translating into MLKEKKMGILFEETGSSDPKTQIVIDDDNELGLMAVRLANAAAFPMVLKAALELGVFDTLYAASVFLSPSEIASRLPTTPRNPGAPVLLDQMLRLLASYSMVKCDTVQAGKGERVYRAEPICRFFLKDNIQDIGSLASQVIVNFDSVFLNTWAQLKDVVLEGGDAFGRAHGGMKFFDYMGTDERFSKLFNQTGFTIAVVKKALEVYEGFKDVEVLVDVGGGVGNTLGVVTSKYPHIKGINFDLTCALAQAPSYHGVEHVAGDMFVDVPTGDAMILKRILHDWTDEDCVKILKNCWKSLPENGKVVVIELVTPDDAENGDINANIAFDMDMLMFTQCSGGKERSRAEFEALAAASGFNHCKFVCQAYHCWIIEFCK; encoded by the exons atgctaaaagaaaaaaaaatgggaaTCCTTTTTGAAGAAACCGGAAGCTCTGACCCCAAAACCCAAATTGTtattgatgatgataatgaacTGGGTTTGATGGCCGTGAGACTAGCCAATGCTGCCGCCTTTCCGATGGTTCTCAAAGCTGCTCTTGAGCTCGGTGTCTTTGACACTCTCTACGCCGCCTCTGTGTTCCTCTCACCTTCAGAGATAGCATCTAGGCTACCAACCACACCTCGTAACCCAGGGGCGCCAGTTTTGTTGGACCAGATGCTTCGTCTACTCGCTAGCTATTCCATGGTCAAGTGTGATACGGTCCAAGCTGGAAAGGGCGAGAGGGTCTACAGAGCCGAGCCAATTTGTAGGTTTTTCTTGAAAGATAACATTCAAGACATTGGATCCCTTGCTTCCCAAGTCATTGTCAACTTTGACAGCGTCTTCCTTAATACCTG GGCCCAATTGAAAGATGTGGTGCTAGAAGGAGGAGATGCATTTGGCCGTGCACATGGTGGCATGAAATTCTTCGACTATATGGGAACAGATGAGAGATTCAGCAAGCTCTTTAACCAGACCGGATTCACAATTGCAGTTGTGAAGAAGGCTCTTGAAGTCTACGAAGGCTTCAAAGATGTGGAAGTGTTGGTTGATGTAGGAGGAGGAGTTGGcaacacccttggtgttgttaCTTCTAAATACCCTCATATTAAGGGTATTAATTTTGATCTGACTTGTGCCTTGGCACAAGCACCTTCTTACCATGGTGTAGAACATGTGGCCGGAGATATGTTTGTGGATGTTCCAACTGGAGATGCCATGATCTTGAAA CGTATACTTCATGATTGGACTGATGAAGACTGtgtaaaaattcttaaaaactgTTGGAAATCACTACCAGAAAACGGTAAAGTTGTTGTCATAGAATTAGTCACTCCTGATGATGCAGAGAATGGTGACATCAACGCAAACATTGCCTTTGACATGGACATGTTGATGTTCACCCAATGTTCCGGTGGGAAAGAGAGGTCACGAGCTGAGTTTGAAGCTTTGGCTGCAGCTTCTGGCTTCAACCATTGCAAATTCGTTTGCCAGGCTTATCACTGCTGGATTATTGAGTTCtgtaaataa
- the LOC106356417 gene encoding indole glucosinolate O-methyltransferase 1-like: MGFPFEETLSSNPKPQTVIDDDNELGLMAVRLANAAAFPMVLKAALELGVFDTLYADAARTDSFLSPSDIASRLPTTPRNPEAPVLLDRMLRLLASYAMVKCNKVSSVKGERAYRAEPICRFFLKDNIQDIGSLASQVIVNFDSVFLNTWAQLKDVVLEGGDAFGRAHGGMKLFDYMGTDERFSKLFNQTGFTIAVVKKALDVYEGFKDVKVLVDVGGGVGNTLGVVTSKYPHIKGINFDLTCALAQAPSYPGVEHVPGDMFVDVPTGDTMILKRILHDWTDEDCVKILKNCWKSLPNSGKIVVIELVTPDDAENGDINANIAFDMDMLMFTQCSGGKERSRAEFKALAAAAGFNQCKFVCQAYHCWIIEFCKEDV, translated from the exons atGGGGTTCCCTTTTGAAGAAACCTTAAgctctaaccctaaaccccaaactgttattgatgatgataatgagtTGGGTTTGATGGCCGTGAGACTAGCCAATGCCGCAGCCTTTCCCATGGTTCTCAAGGCTGCTCTTGAGCTCGGTGTCTTTGACACTCTCTACGCCGATGCCGCTCGCACCGACTCGTTCCTCTCACCATCCGACATAGCGAGTAGGCTACCAACTACGCCACGTAACCCTGAGGCACCGGTTTTGTTGGACCGGATGCTTCGTTTACTCGCTAGCTACGCCATGGTCAAGTGCAATAAGGTCTCATCCGTGAAGGGCGAGAGAGCGTATAGAGCCGAGCCAATTTGTAGGTTCTTCTTGAAAGATAACATTCAAGATATTGGATCCCTTGCTTCACAAGTCATCGTTAATTTTGACAGCGTCTTCCTCAATACAtg GGCACAATTGAAAGATGTGGTGCTAGAAGGAGGAGATGCATTTGGCCGAGCACATGGTGGCATGAAACTCTTCGACTATATGGGAACTGATGAGAGATTCAGCAAGCTCTTTAACCAGACAGGATTCACAATTGCGGTTGTGAAGAAGGCTCTTGACGTCTATGAAGGCTTCAAAGATGTGAAAGTGTTGGTTGATGTGGGAGGAGGAGTAGGtaacacccttggtgttgttaCTTCCAAGTATCCTCATATTAAGGGTATCAACTTTGATCTGACTTGTGCCTTGGCACAAGCACCCTCTTATCCTGGGGTGGAACATGTCCCCGGAGATATGTTTGTTGATGTTCCAACCGGAGATACCATGATTTTGAAA CGCATACTTCATGATTGGACAGACGAAGACTGCGTGAAGATTCTTAAAAATTGTTGGAAATCACTACCAAACAGCGGTAAAATTGTTGTCATAGAATTAGTCACTCCTGATGACGCAGAGAATGGTGACATCAACGCAAACATTGCCTTTGATATGGATATGTTGATGTTCACACAATGTTCTGGTGGAAAAGAGAGGTCACGTGCGGAGTTTAAAGCTTTAGCTGCAGCTGCTGGCTTCAACCAGTGCAAATTCGTTTGCCAGGCATATCACTGTTGGATTATTGAGTTTTGTAAAGAAGatgtgtaa
- the LOC106358205 gene encoding indole glucosinolate O-methyltransferase 2-like, producing the protein MGILFEETLSSNPTIQIATDDDNELGLMAVRIANAAAFPMVLKASLELGVFDTLYAASVFLSPSEIATRLPTAPRNPGAPVLLDRMLRLLASYSMVKCDTVQSGKGERVYRAEPICRFFLKDNIQDIGSLASQVIVNFDSVFLNTWAQLKDVVLEGGDAFGRAHGGMKLFDYMGTDERFSKLFNQTGFTIAVVKKALEVYQGFNGVNVLVDVGGGVGNTLGVVTSKYPNIKGINFDLTCALAQAPSYPGVEHVAGDMFVDVPTGDAMILKRILHDWTDEDCVKILKNCWKSLPENGKVVVIELVTPDSAESGDINSNIAFDMDMLMFTQCSGGKERSRAEFEALAAESGFTHCKFVCQAYHCWVIEFCK; encoded by the exons atgggaaTCCTTTTTGAAGAAACCTTAAGCTCTAACCCCACAATCCAAATTGCTACCGATGATGATAATGAGTTGGGATTAATGGCCGTGAGAATAGCCAATGCTGCAGCCTTTCCAATGGTTCTCAAAGCTTCCCTTGAACTCGGTGTCTTTGACACTCTCTATGCCGCCTCTGTGTTCCTCTCACCATCTGAGATAGCAACTAGGCTACCAACTGCACCACGTAACCCAGGGGCGCCAGTTTTGTTGGACCGGATGCTTCGTCTACTCGCTAGCTACTCCATGGTCAAGTGTGATACGGTCCAATCTGGAAAGGGCGAGAGGGTCTACAGAGCCGAGCCAATTTGTAGGTTCTTCTTGAAAGATAACATTCAAGACATTGGATCCCTTGCTTCCCAAGTCATTGTCAATTTTGACAGCGTCTTCCTTAATACCTG GGCCCAATTGAAAGATGTGGTGCTAGAAGGAGGAGATGCATTTGGCCGTGCACATGGTGGCATGAAACTCTTCGACTATATGGGAACAGATGAGAGATTCAGCAAGCTCTTTAACCAGACCGGATTTACCATCGCTGTCGTAAAGAAGGCTCTTGAAGTTTACCAAGGCTTCAACGGTGTAAATGTTTTAGTTGATGTGGGAGGAGGAGTTGGTAACACTCTTGGTGTTGTTACTTCCAAGTACCCCAATATTAAAGGTATTAATTTTGATCTGACATGTGCCTTGGCACAAGCACCTTCATACCCTGGGGTGGAACATGTCGCCGGAGATATGTTTGTGGATGTTCCAACCGGAGACGCCATGATCTTGAAA CGTATACTTCATGATTGGACTGACGAGGACTGCGTGAAGATTCTTAAAAACTGCTGGAAATCACTTCCTGAAAATGGTAAAGTAGTTGTCATAGAGCTAGTCACTCCTGATAGTGCTGAGAGTGGAGATATCAACTCGAACATTGCTTTTGATATGGATATGTTGATGTTCACACAATGTTCTGGTGGAAAAGAGAGATCTCGAGCTGAGTTTGAAGCGTTAGCCGCAGAGTCTGGCTTCACCCATTGCAAATTCGTTTGCCAAGCTTACCACTGCTGGGTTATTGAGTTCTGTAAATAA
- the LOC106358204 gene encoding vacuolar iron transporter homolog 1-like, with amino-acid sequence MESHNVNNSLNVDMEKDQEKVFDFSKRAQWLRAAVLGANDGLVSTASLMMGVGAVKGDVKTMMLSGFAGLVAGACSMAIGEFVSVYSQYDIEVAQMKRENGGEIEKEKLPSPMQAAAASALAFSLGAIVPLLAAAFVKEYKVRVGVILAAVTLALVMFGWLGAVLGKAPVVKSSARVLIGGWLAMAVTFGLTKLVGSHGM; translated from the coding sequence ATGGAGTCCCACAACGTGAACAACAGCTTGAACGTAGACATGGAGAAAGACCAAGAAAAGGTTTTCGACTTCTCCAAAAGAGCTCAGTGGCTACGAGCCGCTGTGCTCGGTGCCAACGACGGTCTTGTCTCCACGGCCTCGCTTATGATGGGTGTCGGTGCGGTTAAGGGAGACGTTAAAACCATGATGTTATCTGGTTTTGCCGGTTTAGTCGCCGGAGCTTGTAGCATGGCGATCGGAGAGTTTGTCTCTGTTTACTCTCAGTACGACATAGAGGTGGCTCAAATGAAGAGAGAGAACGGAGGAGAGATAGAGAAAGAAAAGCTTCCGAGCCCGATGCAAGCGGCTGCTGCGTCTGCGTTAGCGTTTTCTCTTGGAGCGATTGTGCCTTTATTGGCGGCTGCGTTTGTGAAAGAGTATAAAGTGAGGGTTGGAGTGATTCTGGCGGCGGTGACGTTGGCTTTGGTTATGTTTGGTTGGTTGGGAGCAGTTTTGGGGAAAGCACCGGTGGTTAAGTCATCGGCTAGGGTTTTGATTGGAGGATGGTTAGCTATGGCCGTTACGTTTGGTTTGACCAAACTGGTCGGATCACATGGTATGTGA